A section of the bacterium genome encodes:
- the ccrA gene encoding crotonyl-CoA carboxylase/reductase, which produces MAKDIYELGEIPPLGETPKKMYAQVVRQDRFGEPKNAFQREAVEIPSLEPDEVLVYVMAAGVNYNNVWAALGVPVDVIKPRSKDPFWKDESGFHVGGSDASGIVWKVGSAVKNLKVGDEVVVHCGQWKQDEASVKAGIDPMYSPSFRIWGYENNWGSFAQFTKVQDHQCLPKPKHLSWEESAAYMLVGATAYRMLHGWPEHKVREGDVVLIWGGTGGLGSMAIQIVKAAGGVPIAVVGGDDKIEFCKKLGAKGAINRKNFNHWGMLPHWKDTEKYNQWAQGAKSFGKAIWDVLGEKKSPRIVFEHPGEETVPTSIFVCDTGGMVVICAGTSGYNATIDLRYHWMRQKRFQGSHFANDDQAKGFNDLVLANKIDPCLSQTFEFAETGTCHQLMRENKHPAGNMAILVNAKKKGLKNLDETIKAQMK; this is translated from the coding sequence ATGGCGAAGGACATTTACGAACTCGGCGAAATCCCCCCCCTGGGCGAGACCCCCAAGAAGATGTACGCTCAGGTGGTCCGTCAGGACCGTTTCGGCGAGCCCAAGAATGCCTTCCAACGGGAGGCCGTCGAGATTCCCTCCCTCGAACCGGACGAGGTCCTGGTCTACGTCATGGCCGCGGGCGTCAACTACAACAACGTCTGGGCCGCCCTGGGCGTCCCCGTCGACGTCATCAAGCCGCGTTCAAAAGATCCCTTCTGGAAGGACGAGAGCGGTTTCCACGTGGGCGGGAGCGACGCCTCCGGCATCGTCTGGAAGGTCGGGAGCGCCGTGAAGAACCTCAAGGTCGGCGACGAGGTCGTCGTCCATTGCGGCCAGTGGAAACAGGACGAGGCGTCGGTCAAGGCCGGCATCGACCCGATGTATTCCCCGAGCTTCCGCATTTGGGGCTACGAGAACAACTGGGGCAGCTTCGCGCAATTCACCAAGGTTCAAGACCACCAGTGCCTGCCCAAGCCCAAGCACCTCTCGTGGGAGGAGTCCGCGGCCTACATGCTGGTCGGCGCCACCGCCTACCGCATGCTCCACGGCTGGCCCGAGCACAAGGTCCGGGAAGGCGACGTCGTCCTGATTTGGGGCGGCACGGGGGGATTGGGCTCGATGGCGATCCAGATCGTCAAGGCGGCCGGAGGCGTGCCCATCGCGGTGGTCGGCGGCGACGACAAGATCGAGTTCTGCAAAAAGCTCGGCGCCAAGGGCGCCATCAACCGGAAGAACTTCAACCATTGGGGCATGCTCCCGCACTGGAAGGATACGGAAAAATACAACCAGTGGGCCCAGGGCGCGAAGTCCTTCGGCAAGGCCATCTGGGACGTGCTGGGCGAAAAGAAGTCCCCGCGTATCGTCTTCGAGCACCCGGGCGAGGAGACCGTTCCGACGTCCATCTTCGTCTGCGACACCGGCGGCATGGTCGTGATCTGCGCCGGCACCTCCGGTTACAATGCGACGATCGACCTCCGCTACCACTGGATGCGCCAGAAGCGTTTCCAGGGTTCGCACTTCGCCAACGACGACCAGGCCAAGGGATTCAACGACCTGGTCCTCGCGAACAAGATCGACCCTTGCCTCTCTCAGACCTTCGAATTCGCCGAGACCGGCACATGCCATCAGCTCATGCGGGAGAACAAGCACCCCGCCGGCAACATGGCGATCTTGGTCAATGCGAAGAAGAAGGGGTTGAAGAATCTCGACGAGACGATCAAGGCGCAGATGAAATAA